A window of Citrus sinensis cultivar Valencia sweet orange chromosome 7, DVS_A1.0, whole genome shotgun sequence contains these coding sequences:
- the LOC102627349 gene encoding cysteine proteinase mucunain yields the protein MATASMFLAISTLVFLFFISSSSAADMSIISYDNNHDHSSSWRTDDEVMTIYQTWLAKRGKTSNGMGHNEKRFQIFKDNLRFIDEHNSLNRTYKVGLNKFADLTNEEYRAMYLGTRSDAKRRLMKSKVASQRYAFKAGDELPESVDWREKGAVNPVKDQGSCGSCWAFSTVAAVEGINKIVTGELISLSEQELVDCDRKINAGCNGGLMDYAFQFIIQNGGMDSEQDYPYLGAENKCDPSRRNAKVVSIDGYEDVSPFDEMSLKKAVADQPVSVAIEAGGRAFQHYESGVFTGECGSALDHGVVAVGYGTENGVDYWLVRNSWGSDWGENGYVKLQRNLLDTNTGKCGIAMEASYPVKNSQNSAKPKPHSSA from the exons atggcaACCGCTTCCATGTTTCTAGCCATATCCACTCTTGTATTCCTGTTCTtcatatcatcatcatccgCCGCTGACATGTCGATAATCTCATACGACAACAATCACGACCATTCATCAAGCTGGCGAACAGATGATGAGGTGATGACAATCTACCAAACATGGCTTGCAAAGCGTGGGAAAACTTCTAACGGGATGGGACACAACGAGAAGaggtttcaaatttttaaggaTAACTTGAGGTTCATTGATGAACATAACTCCCTGAACCGCACGTACAAAGTCGGCTTGAACAAGTTCGCTGATTTGACCAACGAAGAGTACCGTGCCATGTATTTGGGCACCAGAAGTGACGCTAAGCGTAGACTCATGAAGTCCAAAGTTGCGAGCCAGCGTTACGCTTTTAAGGCCGGCGACGAGTTGCCGGAGTCTGTTGATTGGAGAGAAAAAGGGGCCGTTAATCCCGTTAAAGATCAAGGATCTTGtg GAAGTTGCTGGGCATTCTCAACAGTAGCTGCAGTAGAAGGAATAAACAAGATTGTAACTGGGGAGCTAATCTCTCTATCTGAGCAAGAGCTCGTGGACTGTGACAGAAAAATCAATGCAGGATGCAATGGCGGTCTCATGGACTACGCCTTCCAGTTCATTATCCAAAATGGTGGCATGGACTCTGAACAAGACTATCCTTACCTCGGCGCTGAAAACAAGTGTGACCCATCTCGG AGGAATGCTAAGGTTGTTAGCATTGATGGGTACGAGGATGTATCGCCTTTCGATGAGATGTCGCTGAAGAAAGCTGTGGCAGATCAGCCTGTGAGTGTTGCTATTGAAGCTGGTGGCAGGGCTTTTCAACACTACGAGTCG GGTGTTTTTACTGGAGAGTGCGGATCGGCACTGGACCACGGTGTTGTTGCAGTTGGATATGGCACAGAAAATGGTGTGGACTACTGGCTTGTGAGGAATTCCTGGGGCAGCGACTGGGGTGAAAACGGATACGTGAAATTGCAGCGTAATCTGCTGGATACAAACACTGGCAAATgcggaattgcaatggaggcTTCTTATCCCGTCAAGAATTCCCAAAACTCTGCTAAGCCTAAGCCTCACAGCAGCGCTTGA
- the LOC102627637 gene encoding UPF0481 protein At3g47200-like, producing MVAVFNKELLSWYLITVKLRETVESGIPKTSTSSGLLELPEQPQEQLQKQQQTPSESLHIVIGEDAENCEDAATSPDSEWVISIKEKLEQARQDDEAGSWAKLSIYKVPQHLREGGDDRAYVPQIVSLGPYHHGKKRLRQMDRHKWRSLHHVLKRNSQDIKIYLDSMKELEEKARACYEGPISLSSNDFAEMMVLDGCFVLELFRGASEGFTRLGYPRNDPVFAMRGSMHSIQRDMIMLENQLPLFILDRLLGLQFGKPEQKGLVAKLALRFFDPLMPTDEPLTKGERNKLESSLGNANFFDPLSDQCGLHCLDVFRKSLLRSGPKPEPPKIWIKRWSQTNRVADKRRQQLIHCVTELREAGVKFRKRKTDRFWDIKFKNGILSIPRLFVHDGTKSLFLNLIAFEQCHFDCSNDITSFVIFMDNLINSPEDVGYLHYCGIIEHWLGSDAEVADLFNRLCEEVVFDINDSYLSRLSEDVNQYYNHKWNAWRASLRHKYFNNPWAIISLVAAVVLLLLTFAQTFYGVYGYYRPVS from the coding sequence ATGGTTGCTGTGTTCAACAAAGAGCTTCTGAGCTGGTATCTCATTACTGTAAAACTTAGAGAAACTGTAGAATCTGGAATCCCCAAAACGTCTACTTCTTCTGGATTGCTTGAATTGCCAGAACAACCTCAAGAGCAGCTTCAGAAACAGCAGCAGACGCCGTCAGAGAGCCTGCATATTGTGATCGGAGAAGATGCTGAAAACTGTGAAGACGCAGCCACTTCTCCTGATTCTGAGTGGGTGATATCAATCAAAGAAAAACTTGAGCAAGCTCGCCAAGATGATGAAGCAGGATCATGGGCAAAGCTGAGCATATATAAAGTCCCTCAACACTTGAGAGAAGGTGGAGATGACAGGGCTTATGTCCCCCAGATTGTGTCCTTAGGGCCTTACCATCACGGCAAAAAACGCCTACGCCAAATGGATCGCCATAAATGGCGTTCCCTTCACCATGTACTCAAGCGTAACAGTCAGGACATAAAGATTTATCTTGATTCTATGAAGGAACTTGAAGAAAAAGCTCGTGCTTGTTACGAAGGTCCCATTTCTCTTAGTAGCAATGATTTTGCGGAAATGATGGTTCTTGATGGCTGTTTTGTGCTTGAGCTCTTCCGCGGAGCTTCTGAGGGATTCACGCGACTCGGCTATCCTCGAAATGACCCTGTTTTTGCCATGAGGGGATCTATGCATTCCATTCAGCGGGACATGATAATGCTTGAGAACCAGCTTCCACTCTTTATACTGGATCGGCTCCTTGGACTTCAGTTTGGGAAGCCCGAGCAGAAAGGACTTGTTGCGAAGCTAGCACTCAGGTTCTTTGACCCATTAATGCCAACAGACGAGCCATTAACGAAAGGTGAGAGGAACAAGTTGGAGTCCTCTCTTGGAAATGCAAACTTTTTTGATCCTTTATCAGATCAATGTGGCCTTCACTGCCTTGATGTTTTTCGTAAAAGTCTCTTGCGCTCAGGGCCTAAGCCTGAGCCCCCCAAGATTTGGATCAAGCGATGGTCACAGACTAACCGCGTTGCGGATAAAAGGAGGCAACAACTTATACATTGTGTGACAGAATTGAGGGAGGCCGGCGTTAAGTTCAGGAAGAGGAAGACTGATCGTTTCTGGGacataaaattcaagaatGGGATTCTAAGTATTCCAAGGCTTTTCGTTCATGATGGTACCAAGTCACTCTTCCTCAATCTCATTGCATTTGAGCAGTGTCACTTTGATTGCAGCAATGACATTACATCATTTGTGATATTCATGGACAATCTGATAAACTCCCCGGAGGATGTTGGATACCTCCATTACTGTGGTATTATTGAGCACTGGCTAGGTAGTGATGCTGAAGTTGCAGACCTCTTCAACCGCCTCTGTGAAGAGGTGGTTTTCGATATCAATGACAGTTATCTTTCTAGATTGTCAGAAGATGTAAACCAATATTACAATCACAAATGGAATGCTTGGCGTGCAAGCCTGAGACACAAATACTTCAACAATCCCTGGGCCATCATCTCACTTGTTGCTGCTGTTGTGCTGTTGTTGCTAACCTTCGCACAGACATTCTATGGAGTGTATGGTTATTACAGGCCAGTTTCCTGA
- the LOC102627924 gene encoding protein RER1A-like — protein METVPTATAATAEDFSSSSSSTSPTAAISRWKYNVSRRYQHLLDKSVPHVLHRWVVCLAVVSIYAVRVYLVQGFYIITYGLGIYLLNLLMGFLSPQIDPEYSDGPTLPTRGSDEFRPFVRRLPEFKFWYCVTRSFCIGFVLTFFSAFDVPVFWPILLFYWLMLFTLTMRRQIMHMIKYRYVPFSLGKQRYDGKRPSSSDATSSED, from the exons ATGGAAACCGTACCGACCGCAACCGCCGCAACCGCAGAAGACTTCTCCTCCTCATCATCGTCAACGTCTCCGACGGCAGCCATCTCGCGGTGGAAATACAATGTTTCGCGACGGTACCAGCACTTACTGGACAAGTCGGTCCCACACGTTCTGCACCGTTGGGTTGTCTGCTTGGCCGTGGTTTCAATCTACGCCGTACGCGTGTACCTTGTCCAAGGGTTTTACATCATCACGTACGGTCTAGGCATCTACTTGTTGAATCTGTTGATGGGATTTCTGTCCCCGCAGATCGACCCCGAGTATAGCGACGGGCCGACGCTGCCCACCCGCGGATCGGACGAGTTCCGGCCGTTCGTACGCCGCTTGCCCGAGTTCAAGTTCTG GTACTGTGTCACAAGGTCCTTCTGCATTGGTTTTGTGTTGACATTCTTCAGTGCGTTTGATGTGCCTGTCTTTTGGCCAATACTTCTTTTCTACTGGTTGATGCTATTCACTCTCACTATGAGGAGACAGATTATGCACATGATCAAGTATAGATATGTTCCATTCTCTCTTGGGAAACAG CGATATGATGGAAAGAGGCCATCTTCATCGGACGCCACGAGCTCTGAGGACTGA